A region from the Achromobacter seleniivolatilans genome encodes:
- a CDS encoding aromatic-ring-hydroxylating dioxygenase subunit beta yields the protein MSASDRELIDFVYAEARLLDELRFEDWLNLYTEDGYYWMPLAHGQTDAKLHASLMYEDKLLLRVRVERLAGQRTFSQQPKSRCHHLLQAPTVERDHPESAPAEGRHVVRTAFHYVETRQDAQTLFAGWTTHHLVEQDGALRIRLKRVDLVNCDAAFGNIQLFM from the coding sequence ATGAGCGCAAGCGACCGCGAGTTGATCGATTTTGTCTACGCCGAAGCGCGCTTGCTGGACGAGCTGCGCTTTGAAGACTGGCTGAATCTGTACACCGAAGACGGGTACTACTGGATGCCGCTGGCTCATGGCCAGACAGACGCCAAGCTGCATGCGTCGCTGATGTACGAAGACAAGCTCCTGCTGCGCGTACGCGTGGAACGGCTGGCTGGCCAGCGCACGTTTTCGCAGCAGCCGAAAAGCCGCTGCCATCATCTGCTGCAAGCGCCCACGGTGGAACGCGATCACCCTGAATCGGCGCCTGCCGAGGGCCGCCACGTGGTGCGCACCGCCTTCCATTACGTTGAAACCCGGCAGGACGCGCAGACGTTGTTCGCCGGCTGGACCACGCACCACCTGGTCGAACAGGACGGCGCATTGCGCATCCGTTTGAAGCGCGTTGACCTGGTCAACTGCGACGCCGCCTTCGGCAACATTCAATTGTTCATGTAG